The following proteins are co-located in the Solanum pennellii chromosome 8, SPENNV200 genome:
- the LOC107028514 gene encoding CSC1-like protein ERD4: MDFPSFLTSLATSFILFVILMFLFTWLSRKSGNAEVYYPNRILKGMNPVEGGYMTRNPFAWMREAISSSETDIINMSGVDTAVYFVFLATALGIFVFSGIVLLPVLLPVAATDHTIRTVNTTSKGTFNELDNLSMGQVGNSGARLWAFIVATYWVSIVSYLSLWRAYKHVAELRAKALMSPEVRADQFAILVRDIPPVSESQSRKEQIDSYFSAIYPETFYRSMVVTDNKKVNKIYEELEGYKKKLERAEAIYAESKNTKPDALKPSHKTGFLGIIGEKVDSIEFYNDKIKELIEKLEAEQKVTLKEKQQSSALVFFNSRVAAASASQNLHAPIVDTWTVIDAPEPRQLIWTNLSKKFYERIIRQYVVYAVVFLTIFFYIIPIGFISALTTLDNLVKLFPFLKPVVKLEVVKTVLEAYLPQLALILFLALLPKFLLFLSKAEGIPSESHVTRAASGKYFYFTVLNVFIGVTLGGTLFTSFKSIEHDPNSIFRVLAKSLPQNATFFLTFVALKFFVGYGLELSRIVPLIIFHLKKKYLCKTEAEIKEAWAPGDLGYATRFPNDMLIMTIVLCYSVIAPIIIPFGVVYFGLGWLLLRNQALKVYVPSFESYGRMWPHIYTRMIATLILYQVTMLGYFGVKKFKPTPVLFPLPIISLIFAFICQKKFRRFFTSPALEVVSHELKEVPNMEIVYRSFIPPCLSAGKPDEHQFEDALSHVSKTGSSSV; this comes from the exons atggattttccttcatttttgacatctttagcaacttcatttattttatttgtgattttgaTGTTTCTATTCACATGGCTTTCAAGAAAATCAGGGAATGCTGAGGTTTATTATCCAAACCGGATCTTAAAAGGTATGAATCCGGTTGAAGGTGGGTACATGACCCGGAATCCTTTTGCTTGGATGAGGGAAGCTATTTCATCATCTGAAACTGATATAATCAACATGTCTGGAGTTGATACTGCTGTCTACTTTGTTTTCCTTGCCACTg CCTTGGGCATATTTGTATTCTCGGGCATTGTTCTACTGCCTGTACTTCTACCAGTTGCCGCAACCGATCATACTATAAGGACAGTCAACACCACCAGCAAGGGGACTTTCAATGAACTTGATAACTTATCTATGGGGCAAGTTGGT AATTCAGGTGCGAGGTTGTGGGCATTTATAGTTGCCACATATTGGGTTTCCATTGTTTCTTACTTATCTCTGTGGAGAGCATACAAGCATGTTGCAGAATTGAGAGCTAAAGCTCTTATGTCTCCAGAAGTTAGAGCCGATCAATTTGCTATTCTTGTCAGGGATATTCCTCCTGTTTCTGAGAGTCAAAGTAGAAAAGAGCAGATAGATTCATACTTTAGTGCAATCTACCCTGAAACTTTTTATCGATCAATGGTGGTGACAGACAATAAGAAG GTCAACAAAATTTATGAAGAGTTGGAAGGGTATAAAAAGAAGCTTGAACGTGCTGAAGCCATCTATGCAGAGTCAAAGAACACAAAACCTGATGCACTAAAACCCTCACATAAAACTGGTTTCCTTGGAATTATCGGTGAAAAGGTGGATTCAATTGAATTCTATAATGATAAGATTAAGGAGTTGATCGAAAAGTTAGAAGCCGAACAAAAGGTGACTCTCAAAGAGAAACAACAATCATCTGCACTTGTCTTTTTCAACAGCAGGGTGGCTGCAGCTTCAGCATCACAGAATTTACATGCCCCAATAGTTGACACATGGACTGTTATAGATGCTCCAGAACCCCGACAGTTGATTTGGACTAATCTTTCAAAAAAGTTTTATGAGAGAATAATTCGCCAGTATGTTGTGTACGCTGTGGTGTTTCTGACCATATTCTTTTACATAATTCCGATTGGGTTCATTTCTGCATTGACAACTTTAGACAATTTGGTGAAGCTGTTCCCGTTTTTGAAACCGGTTGTTAAGCTGGAGGTTGTCAAGACAGTGCTAGAAGCGTATTTACCTCAACTTGCACTTATCTTATTTTTGGCTTTGTTGCCAAAGTTTCTTCTGTTTCTATCCAAAGCAGAGGGCATCCCATCAGAAAGCCACGTGACAAGAGCTGCTTCagggaaatatttttatttcaccgTGTTGAATGTATTTATTGGTGTTACTCTGGGTGGAACTCTATTCACTTCCTTCAAGAGCATCGAGCATGATCCCAACTCTATTTTTCGTGTGTTGGCAAAAAGCCTTCCACAGAATGCAACTTTCTTCTTGACTTTTGTGGCTTTGAA ATTCTTTGTTGGCTACGGGCTGGAACTATCTAGAATAGTTCCTCTAATCATATTCCATCTCAAGAAGAAGTATTTGTGCAAAACTGAAGCTGAGATAAAGGAGGCTTGGGCTCCTGGTGATCTAGGCTATGCAACTCGATTTCCCAATGATATGCTGATTATGACGATTGTCCTATGCTATTCCGTCATAGCTCCAATAATTATTCCGTTTGGTGTGGTATACTTTGGTCTAGGGTGGCTTCTTCTCCGGAATCAG GCACTCAAAGTGTATGTTCCCTCATTCGAGAGCTACGGAAGAATGTGGCCCCATATTTACACGCGCATGATAGCTACCTTGATTTTGTATCAAGTTACCATGTTAGGTTACTTTGGTGTTAAAAAGTTCAAGCCTACTCCAGTTCTTTTTCCACTTCCAATCATCTCGTTGATCTTTGCTTTCATTTGTCAGAAGAAATTCCGTCGGTTCTTTACATCTCCAGCCCTTGAGGTTGTTTCCCACGAACTAAAGGAAGTTCCGAACATGGAAATTGTGTACAGATCTTTCATTCCACCATGCTTAAGTGCAGGCAAACCCGATGAGCATCAATTTGAGGACGCGTTATCTCATGTGTCCAAAACAGGGTCTTCTTCAGTATGA
- the LOC114078268 gene encoding uncharacterized protein LOC114078268, with product MSGFTFITLKFYHGGALLYEGDKARYVGGLVSEYYDIDVDTISYFEIKDYIKELGYSPNCKFSVRPPNSCILGDIDNDDILLAMCNCLQSGSVLEVYVHMPGEDSGATFNKFGTTEASGYNQVGEAAYNGVDITINTTSNIPSTSNPTALNSDPSDSEDSEYSVKVSDESTEESDDSEDSEILEDDQYGSDVHEELIQLRAEKRSFLRRRKRRERIPADTEEVACGNAGADLGFDETAINRCTLEGRLGGDEPYYASSDACSFETDTDDSCLEEGEKMKLKLPNTKRKKHTIERVRFDPNIKKIVWQLGMVFESVKEFRLAVTKYAIQRGVQIEKCVNEPNRVRVRCCKVNSKCLLYASLDKKTK from the coding sequence ATGAGTGGGTTTACATTCATTACTTTAAAGTTTTATCATGGTGGGGCCTTGTTGTATGAAGGTGATAAAGCAAGATATGTGGGTGGGTTAGTGAGTGAATATTATGATATTGATGTGGATACAATATCATACTTTGAGATTAAGGACTATATTAAAGAACTAGGGTATAGTCCAAATTGTAAATTTAGTGTCCGGCCACCTAATAGTTGCATTTTAGGAGATATTGACAATGATGATATTCTCTTAGCAATGTGTAATTGTTTGCAAAGTGGGTCTGTTTTGGAAGTATATGTCCACATGCCTGGTGAGGATTCTGGTgcaacttttaataaatttgGGACCACTGAGGCTAGTGGATATAATCAAGTAGGTGAGGCTGCTTATAATGGGGTAGATATAACTATAAATACTACCTCAAATATTCCTTCTACTTCAAACCCAACAGCTCTAAATAGTGATCCATCAGATTCTGAAGATAGTGAATACTCTGTAAAAGTATCTGATGAGTCAACTGAAGAGAGTGATGATTCTGAAGATAGTGAAATACTTGAAGATGATCAATATGGAAGTGATGTTCATGAGGAGTTAATTCAACTGAGGGCTGAGAAAAGATCTTTTCTGAGGAGGAgaaaaagaagggaaagaaTTCCTGCAGATACTGAAGAAGTAGCATGTGGTAATGCTGGAGCAGATCTTGGGTTTGATGAGACAGCTATCAATAGATGTACTTTAGAAGGAAGGTTGGGGGGTGATGAACCATATTATGCAAGTTCTGATGCTTGTAGTTTTGAAACTGACACAGATGATAGTTGTCTAGAGGAAGGTGAAAAAATGAAGTTGAAACTGCCTaacacaaaaaggaaaaaacataccATAGAGAGAGTCAGATTTGATCCCAACATTAAGAAGATTGTGTGGCAATTGGGTATGGTTTTTGAAAGTGTAAAAGAGTTTAGATTGGCAGTCACTAAGTATGCAATTCAGAGAGGGGTTCAGATTGAAAAGTGTGTGAATGAGCCAAATAGAGTAAGGGTGAGATGTTGCAAGGTAAATTCCAAATGTTTGTTATATGCAAGTTTGGACAAGAAGACTAAATAA
- the LOC107027512 gene encoding uncharacterized protein LOC107027512, giving the protein MGDHVKEFGRILDYKDELLRNNPGSTCVVKLGEASRPVFEAFYICFVALKMAFMSARKCIGLDGCFLKGVCRGQLLIAVAKDGNNQMLPLAWAVVENENTITWSWFISLLKEDLRLGDGTSFTIMSDMQKGLDIAIKELLPACEERRCARHILANWSKNWRGLQRKNQFWKCARSTFEAEFRENLHELSKLGTGGTGIVDDLIYYDKEYWCKVYFNCEVKSDAIDNNMCESFNAWILSARHKTIISMLEEIRIKVMNRLARLSEFPNSWISNFSPMAMKVLEQNIDKSMACNIEFNGVTGYEVLDGYKQHTVCLRKRECSCRSWMLKGIPCAHALAAMLHKQYDPHDFIHPCYSKERYLMTYSHFIQPMNNMPMWPESKNPLVDPPVIKQMPGRPRKLRRKEVGEKKVSGKLSKTGLTMTCSLCHVKGHNKRSCHLRRSDGVGSTAGEQRATPTSNVEEPSSSKKGRGRPKKSTNIESEPVAKRGRGRPKNTSANASATGDSPTIIAPPTTSRTTRARASASASRASPRTTAPPTTSRTPTHEECASVNGVGVLSRSRSGRGRGRGLGSAGRGSNHPLENWFTCSQGSTTQGVDQNTNVAPKETATTRKGKGVENTTQFKRPRVTGMGVFQAKNGFKTFNPGLPSSTILAGPKRVLRSSIVTGDVGFKPTSGLKWKGNQAITTRRLQQIRDQSRLSNPNASSSSQAQHPWKL; this is encoded by the exons ATGGGTGATCATGTTAAGGAATTTGGGAGAATTCTTGATTATAAGGATGAGTTGCTGAGGAATAATCCTGGGAGTACTTGTGTGGTGAAGCTAGGAGAAGCTAGTAGGCCAGTATTTGAGGCATTTTACATTTGTTTTGTTGCACTCAAGATGGCATTTATGTCAGCTAGAAAATGCATTGGTCTGGATGGTTGTTTCTTGAAGGGGGTTTGCAGGGGTCAATTACTTATTGCAGTGgctaaagatggcaataatcaAATGCTTCCACTTGCTTGGGCTGTAGTTGAAAATGAGAACACAATCACTTGGAGTTGGTTTATTTCTCTGTTGAAAGAAGACTTGAGATTAGGAGATGGAACAAGTTTCACAATTATGTCAGACATGCAAAAG GGACTGGATATAGCTATAAAGGAGTTGTTGCCAGCTTGTGAGGAAAGAAGGTGTGCTAGGCATATACTAGCAAATTGGTCAAAGAATTGGAGAGGGCTGCAAAGGAAGAATCAGTTCTGGAAGTGTGCTAGAAGTACTTTTGAAGCTGAATTTAGAGAAAATCTGCACGAGTTGTCTAAATTAGGTACTGGAGGTACAGGTATAGTGGATGACCTAATTTACTATGATAAAGAATATTGGTGTAAGGTGTATTTTAATTGTGAAGTCAAGTCTGATGCTATAGATAATAATATGTGTGAAAGCTTTAATGCTTGGATTTTGTCTGCAAGGCATAAAACCATTATTTCTATGCTTGAAGAGATAAGAATTAAGGTCATGAATAGGTTAGCTAGGTTAAGTGAATTTCCAAACTCTTGGATAAGCAATTTCTCTCCAATGGCAATGAAAGTACTAGAACAAAATATTGATAAGTCAATGGCATGTAACATTGAGTTTAATGGAGTAACTGGCTATGAGGTTTTGGATGGATACAAACAACACACTGTATGTTTGAGAAAGAGGGAGTGTAGTTGTAGATCTTGGATGTTGAAGGGTATACCATGTGCACATGCCTTAGCTGCAATGTTGCATAAACAATATGACCCACATGATTTCATTCATCCATGCTACTCTAAAGAGAGGTACTTGATGACTTACTCACATTTCATACAACCTATGAATAACATGCCAATGTGGCCAGAATCAAAAAATCCTCTTGTTGATCCACCAGTGATAAAACAAATGCCAGGCAGACCTAGAAAGTTGAGAAGGAAAGAGGTTGGTGAAAAGAAGGTGTCTGGTAAATTATCTAAAACAGGACTAACTATGACATGTAGTCTTTGCCATGTTAAAGGTCACAATAAAAGAAGTTGTCATTTACGAAGGAGTGATGGAGTTGGTTCTACTGCCGGGGAACAGAGAGCTACCCCTACTTCAAATGTTGAAGAACCATCAAGTTCAAAAAAAGGAAGGGGAAGACCAAAG AAATCAACAAATATTGAGAGTGAGCCTGTTGCCAAAAGGGGGAGAGGCAGACCTAAAAACACAAGTGCAAATGCAAGTGCAACAGGGGATTCACCTACAATTATTGCACCTCCAACaacttcaagaacaacaagaGCTAGAGCAAGTGCAAGTGCATCAAGGGCCTCTCCTAGAACCACTGCACCTCCTACAACTTCAAGAACACCAACACATGAAGAATGTGCAAGTGTAAATGGTGTTGGAGTATTATCAAGATCCAGGAGTGGTAGAGGAAGGGGTAGGGGATTGGGAAGTGCAGGAAGAGGTAGTAATCATCCACTTGAAAATTGGTTTACATGTTCTCAAGGTAGTACAACACAGGGTGTAGACCAGAACACAAATGTTGCACCAAAGGAAACTGCTACTACCAGGAAAGGAAAGGGTGTTGAAAACACAACTCAATTTAAAAGGCCAAGAGTCACTGGTATGGGTGTGTTTCAAGCTAAAAATGGTTTCAAAACTTTCAAT CCTGGACTGCCAAGTAGCACAATATTAGCCGGACCAAAGAGAGTTTTGAGATCAAGTATTGTAACTGGGGATGTTGGTTTCAAACCGACAAGCGGATTGAAGTGGAAAGGAAATCAGGCAATCACAACTAGAAGGCTCCAGCAGATTAGAGATCAATCAAGGCTTTCAAACCCAAATGCTTCCTCCTCTTCACAAGCTCAACACCCATGGAAACTATAA